Proteins from one Azospirillum brasilense genomic window:
- a CDS encoding (2Fe-2S)-binding protein, with translation MAQLKASLRPAPAPPPEPIPVTLNVNGVERTLHLAPWTTLLDALRLHLDLTGTKKGCDHGQCGACTVLVDGRRINSCLTLAAMQDGRKVTTIEGLTTGDALHPLQEAFIEHDAFQCGYCTPGQICSAAGLIAEGKATTDDEIRELMSGNLCRCGAYPNIVAAIRQAMATAAPKTEGAP, from the coding sequence ATGGCACAGCTCAAGGCCAGCCTGCGCCCGGCCCCCGCCCCGCCGCCCGAACCAATTCCCGTCACGCTGAACGTCAACGGGGTGGAGCGGACGCTTCACCTCGCGCCATGGACGACGCTGCTGGACGCGTTGCGCCTGCACCTCGACCTGACCGGCACCAAGAAAGGCTGCGACCACGGCCAGTGCGGGGCCTGCACCGTGCTGGTGGACGGGCGGCGCATCAATTCCTGCCTGACGCTGGCGGCGATGCAGGACGGCCGCAAGGTCACCACCATCGAGGGGCTGACCACCGGCGACGCGCTCCACCCGCTCCAGGAAGCCTTCATCGAGCATGACGCCTTCCAGTGCGGCTATTGCACGCCGGGCCAGATCTGTTCCGCCGCCGGGCTGATCGCCGAAGGCAAGGCCACCACCGACGACGAGATCCGCGAGTTGATGAGCGGCAACCTCTGCCGCTGCGGGGCCTATCCCAACATCGTCGCGGCGATCCGGCAGGCCATGGCCACCGCCGCCCCGAAGACGGAGGGCGCGCCATGA
- a CDS encoding aspartate carbamoyltransferase catalytic subunit yields the protein MTGSPHSTTVFPHRHLLGIEGLTASEITTILDLADGYVEQNRQPSKKSSLLDGRTIVNLFFENSTRTRTSFELAGKRLGADVINMSSDGSSVKKGETLIDTAMTLNAMHLDALVVRHADSGAVKLLADKVNCSVINAGDGHHEHPTQGLLDALAIRRRLGSLDGLIVAICGDILHSRVARSNIHLLNAMGARVRCVAPPTLIPSQIDRLGVEIHHSMATGLKDADVVMMLRLQTERMSGQYVPSTREYFYFYGLDYEKLAVAKPHAVVMHPGPMNRGVEIDSEVADDLKRSMILDQVELGVAVRMAVLDLLTRDRRGTDV from the coding sequence ATGACCGGATCGCCCCATTCCACGACGGTTTTCCCGCACCGCCACCTCCTTGGCATCGAGGGGCTGACGGCAAGCGAGATCACCACCATCCTCGACCTCGCCGACGGCTACGTCGAGCAGAACCGCCAGCCTTCGAAGAAGTCGTCGCTTCTCGACGGGCGGACGATCGTCAACCTCTTCTTCGAGAATTCGACCCGCACCCGCACCAGCTTCGAGCTGGCCGGCAAGCGGCTCGGCGCCGACGTCATCAACATGTCGTCGGACGGCAGCTCGGTGAAGAAGGGCGAGACGCTGATCGACACGGCGATGACGCTGAACGCCATGCACCTCGACGCGCTGGTCGTTCGCCACGCCGATTCGGGGGCGGTGAAGCTGCTGGCCGACAAGGTCAACTGCTCGGTCATCAACGCCGGCGACGGCCACCACGAACACCCAACGCAAGGGCTCCTGGACGCGCTGGCGATCCGCCGCCGCCTGGGCAGTCTGGACGGTCTGATCGTGGCGATCTGCGGCGACATCCTGCACAGCCGCGTCGCGCGCTCCAACATCCACCTGCTGAACGCCATGGGCGCGCGGGTGCGCTGCGTGGCGCCGCCGACGCTAATCCCCTCCCAGATCGACCGGCTGGGCGTCGAGATCCACCACTCCATGGCGACGGGCCTGAAGGACGCCGACGTGGTGATGATGCTGCGCCTCCAGACCGAGCGGATGAGCGGCCAGTATGTCCCTTCGACCCGCGAATACTTCTACTTCTACGGACTGGACTACGAGAAGCTGGCGGTGGCGAAGCCGCACGCGGTGGTGATGCATCCCGGCCCGATGAACCGTGGCGTCGAGATCGATTCGGAGGTCGCCGACGACCTCAAGCGCTCCATGATCCTCGATCAGGTGGAGCTGGGCGTGGCCGTCCGCATGGCCGTGCTCGACCTTCTCACCCGAGACCGCCGGGGCACCGATGTCTAA
- a CDS encoding DUF6152 family protein yields the protein MTPARPLALAALLSASLAWPAAAHHGWGGYESGQEMTLTGTVQQIAFNNPHAMLNLQADGKVWHVVLAPPSRMSTRGLPADSIKPGQTVTVVGYPAKSDPAELRAERITAADKTIELR from the coding sequence ATGACGCCCGCACGCCCACTCGCCCTCGCCGCCCTGCTGTCCGCTTCGCTGGCATGGCCCGCGGCCGCCCACCATGGCTGGGGCGGCTATGAGTCGGGCCAGGAGATGACGCTGACCGGCACCGTGCAGCAGATCGCCTTCAACAACCCGCACGCCATGCTCAATCTCCAGGCCGACGGCAAAGTCTGGCACGTCGTGCTCGCCCCGCCCAGCCGCATGAGCACGCGCGGCCTCCCCGCCGATTCGATCAAGCCCGGCCAGACCGTGACGGTGGTCGGCTATCCTGCCAAGTCCGATCCGGCGGAGCTGCGGGCGGAGCGCATCACCGCCGCCGACAAGACCATCGAGCTGCGCTGA
- the plsY gene encoding glycerol-3-phosphate 1-O-acyltransferase PlsY has translation MTLLISALLGYLLGSIPFGLVLTRLAGLGDIRQIGSGNIGATNVLRTGNKPLAAATLLLDSGKGAIAALLALAWAGPEAAVFAAGGAMLGHSFPVWLGFKGGKGVATALGVLLAVSWPVGVIACATWLAMAFLFKISSLSALTALGLSPIFGWIFGGPLVAGLCLFIAALVAIRHSANIQRLLKGEEPKISFGKKKA, from the coding sequence GTGACCCTGCTCATCTCGGCCCTGCTGGGCTATCTGCTGGGCTCGATCCCCTTCGGGCTGGTGCTGACGCGGCTGGCCGGTCTGGGCGACATCCGCCAGATCGGGTCCGGCAACATCGGCGCCACCAACGTGCTGCGCACCGGCAACAAGCCGCTGGCCGCCGCCACCCTGCTCCTGGACAGCGGCAAGGGCGCCATCGCCGCCCTGCTCGCCCTCGCCTGGGCCGGGCCGGAGGCGGCGGTCTTCGCGGCGGGCGGCGCCATGCTAGGGCACAGCTTCCCGGTCTGGCTCGGCTTCAAGGGCGGCAAGGGCGTGGCGACCGCGCTCGGCGTGCTGCTGGCGGTGTCCTGGCCGGTCGGCGTGATCGCCTGCGCGACGTGGCTCGCCATGGCCTTCCTGTTCAAGATCTCGTCGCTTTCGGCGCTGACCGCTCTCGGCCTCAGCCCGATCTTCGGCTGGATCTTCGGCGGGCCGCTGGTAGCGGGTTTGTGCCTGTTCATCGCCGCGCTGGTCGCCATCCGCCATTCCGCGAACATTCAGCGCCTGCTGAAGGGCGAGGAGCCGAAGATCAGCTTCGGCAAGAAGAAGGCCTGA
- a CDS encoding cupin domain-containing protein, whose amino-acid sequence MSTRPQAVSTQHVENERTRVTEWRLVPGAETGAHVHGYDYVIVPVTAGAFTIVAPDGNARQFPLEPGRSYFRKAGVSHNVINDGDSDIVFVEVEFLQPG is encoded by the coding sequence ATGAGCACCCGTCCGCAGGCGGTTTCCACCCAGCATGTCGAGAACGAGCGCACCCGCGTCACCGAATGGCGTCTGGTGCCGGGGGCGGAGACCGGCGCCCATGTGCATGGCTACGACTATGTGATCGTTCCGGTGACGGCCGGCGCCTTTACCATCGTCGCTCCGGACGGCAACGCCCGCCAATTCCCGCTGGAGCCGGGCCGCTCCTATTTCCGCAAGGCCGGCGTCAGCCACAACGTCATCAACGACGGCGACAGCGACATCGTCTTCGTCGAGGTCGAATTCCTCCAGCCCGGCTGA
- a CDS encoding DEAD/DEAH box helicase, with translation MPALRSHQTMVAGVAAAIAQRQTDVRDVLAAVTPGGGKSLLPVIMGAALMRAGLIDRICWIVPRDSLRRQAEEAFADPRWREALGHGVALRAAENGRDPCRGLQGYVTTYQAVAAAPDLHLQEFRRHRYLLAVDELHHLPAVADSGAATTAEDETAWSRSILPLLESAAARLLMSGTLERADGRPILWLPYRAPTGVRRVREIDFKAPGWAIVGYSRRQALAEKAILPVTFGAMDGTATWLDAERTTRSVDALSRAGENTRDALFTALRTGFAQAMLREAYRSCREHRAKRRAAANGREGAGHEGAGLGKLLVIAPDQETARNYLDTLRGWMPGAQAARMAQIAISERRDAQEVVAAFRLRPEPAVLVSVAMAYEGLDAPAISHVACLTHIRSRPWLEQAIARATRVDPHAGAYEQQRAVIYHPSDMMFERFRQMVETQQGTRAMVKTRRQHELPFERTVEAEPEIIPLESNATALRFAVVAPGPDFGNPSPGRDSADRPSAERPSKDGVQVPSAVEHHLRQRIGQIVAAQVIEDQDNNLVAEGPVSYHTYNAVLKRCMNKARSEMTLSELEAALGWLERNRISDHLHLIADDPQYRWSSRRKARGAGSVTAFSKPSRRPSHHGTVKPTS, from the coding sequence ATGCCAGCGTTGAGGAGCCACCAGACCATGGTTGCCGGCGTCGCCGCGGCCATCGCCCAGCGGCAGACGGACGTGCGGGACGTTCTGGCCGCGGTGACGCCGGGTGGGGGAAAGTCGCTGCTGCCGGTCATCATGGGGGCGGCGCTGATGCGCGCCGGGCTGATCGACCGCATCTGCTGGATCGTGCCACGCGACAGCCTGCGCCGACAGGCCGAGGAAGCCTTCGCCGATCCGCGCTGGCGCGAGGCGCTGGGGCACGGAGTCGCGCTGCGGGCGGCCGAGAACGGGCGCGATCCCTGCCGCGGTCTGCAAGGCTACGTCACCACTTATCAGGCGGTCGCCGCGGCGCCGGACCTGCATCTTCAGGAGTTCCGCCGCCACCGTTACCTGTTGGCGGTGGACGAGTTGCATCATCTGCCCGCCGTCGCCGACAGCGGAGCGGCGACCACGGCGGAGGACGAGACGGCCTGGAGCCGCTCCATCCTGCCGCTGTTGGAAAGCGCCGCCGCCCGGCTGCTGATGAGCGGCACGCTGGAGCGGGCGGACGGGCGCCCCATCCTGTGGCTGCCCTACCGCGCGCCGACGGGGGTGCGGCGGGTGCGCGAGATCGACTTCAAGGCGCCGGGCTGGGCCATCGTCGGCTATTCGCGGCGCCAGGCGCTGGCCGAGAAGGCGATCCTGCCGGTGACCTTCGGGGCGATGGACGGCACCGCCACATGGCTGGACGCGGAGCGGACGACGCGCAGCGTCGATGCGCTGTCCCGCGCCGGGGAGAACACCCGCGACGCCCTGTTCACCGCGCTGCGCACCGGCTTCGCCCAGGCCATGCTGCGCGAGGCCTACCGCTCTTGCCGCGAGCACCGGGCGAAGCGGCGCGCGGCGGCGAACGGTCGGGAGGGCGCGGGGCATGAGGGCGCCGGGTTGGGCAAGCTGCTGGTGATCGCGCCGGACCAGGAGACCGCCCGCAACTACCTCGACACGCTGCGCGGCTGGATGCCCGGCGCGCAGGCGGCGCGGATGGCCCAGATCGCCATTTCCGAACGGCGCGACGCTCAGGAGGTGGTGGCCGCCTTCCGCCTGCGCCCCGAGCCCGCCGTTCTGGTCTCCGTCGCCATGGCCTATGAGGGGCTGGATGCGCCGGCCATCTCGCACGTCGCCTGCCTGACCCACATCCGCTCCCGCCCCTGGCTGGAGCAGGCCATCGCGCGGGCCACCCGCGTCGATCCCCACGCCGGCGCCTACGAGCAGCAGCGGGCGGTGATCTACCATCCCTCCGACATGATGTTCGAGCGGTTCCGCCAGATGGTCGAGACCCAGCAGGGCACGCGGGCCATGGTCAAGACGCGGCGCCAGCACGAATTGCCCTTCGAGCGCACGGTGGAGGCGGAGCCGGAGATCATCCCGCTGGAGTCCAACGCGACGGCCCTGCGCTTTGCCGTGGTGGCTCCCGGCCCCGATTTCGGCAATCCGTCGCCGGGGCGCGATTCGGCCGACCGCCCCTCGGCCGAGCGCCCGTCAAAGGACGGGGTGCAGGTGCCGAGCGCGGTGGAGCACCATCTACGCCAGCGCATCGGCCAGATCGTGGCGGCCCAGGTGATCGAGGACCAGGACAACAACCTCGTCGCCGAGGGGCCGGTCAGCTACCACACCTACAACGCCGTGCTGAAGCGCTGCATGAACAAGGCGCGCTCGGAAATGACCCTGTCGGAGCTGGAGGCCGCCCTCGGCTGGCTGGAGCGCAACCGCATCTCCGACCACCTGCACCTGATCGCCGACGATCCCCAGTACCGCTGGTCGAGCCGCCGCAAGGCGCGGGGGGCGGGGTCGGTCACGGCCTTTTCAAAACCATCCCGCCGGCCCTCACACCATGGTACGGTGAAGCCGACGTCCTAA
- a CDS encoding FAD binding domain-containing protein, whose product MRSFTYARAESAADAVGRAGASGTAFVAGGTNLLDLMKADVLRPEGLVDISRLPLDRIEETAEGGLRLGALARNADTAYDERVQTRYPMLSMAILAGASAQLRNMATNGGNLLQRTRCYYFYDTATPCNKREPGSGCGAIGGVNRIHAILGASDRCIAVHPSDLCVALAALDAVVQVTGPDGERSIPFAEFHRLPGDRPEIDTTLQPGDLVTAIDLPARGFAEHSTYLKVRDRASYAFALVSVAAGLEMDGGTVRNARLALGGVAHKPWRDPEAEAALVGKPATPDSFRAAARVLLRDAKGHEHNSFKIDLAERAIVRALTEAAERKGAPRP is encoded by the coding sequence ATGAGATCCTTCACCTACGCCCGCGCCGAGAGCGCGGCGGACGCGGTCGGACGGGCCGGCGCCTCCGGAACCGCCTTCGTCGCCGGGGGGACCAACCTGCTCGACCTGATGAAGGCCGATGTGCTGCGGCCGGAGGGGCTGGTCGACATCTCCCGCCTGCCGCTGGACCGGATCGAGGAGACGGCGGAGGGCGGCCTGCGGTTGGGCGCGCTGGCCCGCAACGCAGACACCGCCTACGACGAGCGCGTGCAGACCCGCTACCCCATGCTGTCCATGGCGATCCTCGCCGGCGCCTCGGCGCAGCTCCGCAACATGGCGACCAACGGCGGCAACCTGCTGCAACGGACGCGCTGCTATTACTTCTACGACACGGCCACCCCCTGCAACAAACGGGAGCCGGGGTCGGGCTGCGGCGCGATCGGCGGGGTCAACCGCATCCACGCCATCCTGGGCGCCAGCGACCGGTGCATCGCCGTCCACCCCTCCGACCTCTGCGTCGCTCTGGCGGCGCTCGACGCGGTGGTCCAGGTGACCGGGCCGGACGGCGAGCGCAGCATCCCCTTCGCCGAGTTCCACCGCCTGCCCGGCGACCGCCCGGAGATCGACACCACCTTGCAGCCGGGCGACCTCGTCACGGCCATCGACCTGCCGGCCAGGGGCTTCGCCGAACACTCCACCTATCTGAAGGTCCGCGACCGCGCCTCCTACGCCTTCGCGCTGGTGTCGGTGGCGGCGGGTCTGGAGATGGACGGGGGCACCGTCCGCAACGCCCGTCTGGCGCTGGGCGGCGTCGCCCACAAGCCCTGGCGCGACCCGGAGGCGGAGGCCGCCCTCGTCGGCAAGCCCGCCACGCCCGACAGCTTCCGCGCCGCCGCGCGCGTGCTGCTGCGCGACGCCAAGGGGCACGAGCACAACAGCTTCAAGATCGACCTCGCCGAGCGCGCCATCGTCCGCGCCCTGACCGAAGCCGCCGAGCGCAAGGGAGCGCCCCGTCCATGA
- a CDS encoding response regulator: MRFARPLNILLVEDDSLTAMAMARMLEMAHCTVTTVTDGEAGLSALAGGAFDALITDLVMPRLGGEAMIRQLRLDWPDLPIVVLSASPPEDGIPGLQDGEGGPLVILRKPVLAGELLTAMDQVFLKT, translated from the coding sequence GTGCGTTTCGCGAGGCCGCTCAATATTCTTCTCGTGGAGGATGATTCGCTCACCGCCATGGCAATGGCCCGCATGCTGGAAATGGCCCATTGCACGGTCACCACCGTGACGGACGGCGAAGCCGGGCTGAGCGCCTTGGCCGGGGGCGCCTTCGATGCGCTCATCACCGATCTGGTGATGCCCCGGCTGGGCGGCGAGGCGATGATCCGGCAGTTGCGGCTCGATTGGCCTGACCTGCCCATCGTTGTCCTGTCCGCCTCCCCGCCGGAGGACGGAATCCCCGGACTGCAGGACGGGGAGGGCGGACCGCTGGTGATCCTGCGGAAGCCCGTCCTGGCGGGGGAACTGTTGACGGCGATGGATCAGGTGTTCCTGAAGACCTGA
- a CDS encoding metal-dependent hydrolase: MMASSHMIVGGAAWFYASARFGLPFDVVAFGAAVIGSLAPDIDHPKSTLGQLMRPLSNVISAVFGHRGVTHSTLAIAGCFWVLHEYADYSHLILPFLIGYLTHLAGDLLTPAGLPLLWPIKRRRNFALPILKTGGFSEQLAVTLLAGWMISGLFSASWPGLPLDRLPFENWMAMDRPWRSAVVAAQGFLGEEGRERSAPPIPARKPAEPAKTRPLKG, from the coding sequence ATGATGGCCTCTTCCCACATGATCGTCGGCGGGGCGGCGTGGTTCTACGCCTCGGCGCGCTTCGGCCTGCCTTTTGACGTGGTGGCGTTCGGGGCGGCGGTGATCGGGTCGCTGGCGCCGGACATCGACCATCCCAAATCAACGCTCGGCCAGTTGATGCGGCCCCTGTCGAACGTGATCTCCGCCGTCTTCGGGCATCGCGGCGTCACCCATTCCACGCTGGCCATCGCGGGATGCTTTTGGGTCCTGCACGAGTACGCGGACTACTCGCACCTGATCCTGCCCTTCCTGATCGGTTATCTGACCCATCTGGCGGGCGACCTGCTGACCCCGGCGGGGCTGCCGCTGCTCTGGCCGATCAAGCGGCGGCGCAACTTCGCGCTGCCCATCCTGAAGACCGGCGGATTCTCGGAGCAGCTGGCGGTCACGCTGCTGGCCGGCTGGATGATCTCCGGCCTGTTTTCCGCATCCTGGCCGGGCCTGCCCCTCGACCGCCTGCCCTTCGAGAACTGGATGGCGATGGACCGCCCGTGGCGCTCCGCCGTCGTCGCGGCGCAAGGATTCCTTGGAGAGGAAGGGCGGGAACGCAGTGCGCCGCCGATTCCCGCGCGCAAGCCCGCTGAGCCGGCGAAGACCCGCCCGTTGAAAGGATGA
- a CDS encoding dihydroorotase: MSNANARVAYRNARLLDPASGLDQRGDLLTEGAKIADFGPSLFADGVPEGIEVVDLQGQCLAPGLVDMRVLIGEPGEEEKDTIKSASRAAVAGGITAVVLLPNTDPVTDEVASLEFIARRAREVRLVKVFAYAAATRGTDGNEITEMGLLSRAGAVAFTDGTKAIASAKAMRRALSYARTFDKLIVQHPEEPSLASGGMMNSGERATRLGLVGIPREAEIIMIERDLRLLELSGGRLHFAHVSTGESVDLIRRAKARGLKVTCDTAPHYFALTETDVGDYRTFAKVSPPLRGEMDRRAIVEGLADGTIDAIASDHTPQDQDQKRLPFAQAACGVIGLETLFPLTLELVHKGAMPLLKALACVTVKPAELLGLPLGRIAKGAPADLIAFDLDVPWKVDVAAFKSKSKNSPFEDRPVQGRPLRTVVDGRTVWQFEG; the protein is encoded by the coding sequence ATGTCTAACGCCAACGCCCGCGTCGCCTACCGCAACGCCCGCCTGCTCGACCCCGCCAGCGGCCTGGACCAGCGGGGCGACCTGCTGACCGAAGGCGCGAAGATCGCCGACTTCGGCCCGTCCCTGTTCGCCGACGGCGTGCCGGAGGGGATCGAGGTCGTCGACCTCCAGGGCCAGTGCCTCGCCCCCGGTCTCGTCGACATGCGCGTCCTGATCGGCGAGCCCGGCGAGGAGGAAAAGGACACCATCAAGAGCGCGTCGCGCGCCGCGGTGGCCGGCGGCATCACCGCCGTGGTCCTGCTGCCCAACACCGACCCGGTGACCGACGAGGTGGCGAGCCTGGAGTTCATCGCCCGGCGCGCCCGCGAAGTGCGTCTGGTCAAGGTCTTCGCCTACGCCGCCGCCACCCGCGGGACGGACGGCAATGAGATCACCGAGATGGGCCTCTTGTCCCGCGCCGGGGCCGTGGCCTTCACCGACGGCACCAAGGCGATTGCCAGCGCCAAGGCGATGCGCCGCGCGCTCAGCTACGCCCGCACCTTCGACAAGCTGATCGTCCAGCATCCGGAGGAGCCGAGCCTCGCCAGCGGCGGCATGATGAATTCGGGCGAGCGCGCGACCCGCCTCGGCCTCGTCGGCATCCCGCGGGAGGCCGAGATCATCATGATCGAGCGCGACCTGCGCCTGCTCGAACTCTCCGGCGGCCGGCTGCACTTCGCGCATGTCTCGACCGGCGAGTCGGTGGACCTGATCCGCCGCGCCAAGGCGCGCGGGCTGAAGGTCACCTGCGACACCGCCCCGCATTACTTCGCCCTGACCGAGACGGACGTCGGCGATTACCGCACCTTCGCCAAGGTCTCCCCGCCGCTGCGCGGCGAGATGGACCGGCGGGCCATCGTGGAAGGTCTGGCCGACGGCACCATCGACGCCATCGCGTCCGACCACACGCCGCAGGACCAAGACCAGAAGCGTCTGCCCTTCGCCCAGGCCGCCTGCGGCGTGATCGGGCTGGAGACACTGTTCCCGCTGACGCTGGAGCTGGTGCACAAGGGCGCCATGCCGCTGCTGAAGGCGCTGGCCTGCGTGACCGTGAAGCCGGCCGAACTCCTCGGCCTGCCGCTCGGCCGCATCGCCAAGGGGGCGCCCGCCGACCTCATCGCCTTCGACCTGGACGTGCCGTGGAAGGTGGACGTGGCGGCCTTCAAGTCGAAGTCGAAGAACAGCCCCTTCGAGGACCGCCCCGTCCAGGGCCGTCCGCTGCGCACCGTGGTCGACGGGCGCACCGTCTGGCAGTTCGAGGGCTGA
- a CDS encoding transcriptional regulator GcvA: protein MARRLPPLNALRAFESAARHLSFTKAAEELHVTQAAVSHQIKGLEEWLGMPLFRRMNRALILTETGQSYLPPVRDALDTLSHATERLFRMDGSGALTISTMPSFAAKWLVMRLGRFQARHPELEVRLHTTPQLVDFTQQDVDIGIRFGAGNWPGLRCERLMTEDIYPVCSPSLLTGPRPLCCPEDLRHHTLLHDDYFITWGTWGEAAGIDGLDHARGPRFDDSALLLQVAAEGGGVALARGVLVADDVAAGRLVRLFDVHLPGNYAYYVAAPPHYFSRPKVKAFRDWLFEEAAADPAAGHSRALSAAESATTSSPDS, encoded by the coding sequence ATGGCCCGCCGCCTGCCGCCGCTGAACGCGCTGCGCGCCTTCGAATCCGCCGCCCGCCACCTGTCCTTCACCAAGGCGGCGGAGGAGCTTCACGTCACCCAGGCCGCCGTCAGCCACCAGATCAAGGGGCTGGAGGAATGGCTGGGCATGCCGCTGTTCCGCCGGATGAACCGCGCGCTGATCCTGACGGAGACGGGGCAATCCTACCTGCCGCCGGTGCGCGACGCGCTCGACACGCTGTCGCACGCGACGGAGCGGCTGTTCCGCATGGACGGGTCCGGCGCATTGACCATTTCCACCATGCCCAGCTTCGCCGCGAAGTGGCTGGTCATGCGGCTCGGCCGCTTCCAGGCCCGCCATCCGGAGCTGGAGGTGCGGCTGCACACCACCCCGCAACTCGTGGATTTCACCCAGCAGGACGTCGACATCGGCATCCGCTTCGGCGCCGGCAACTGGCCTGGCCTGCGCTGCGAGCGGCTGATGACCGAGGACATCTACCCGGTGTGCAGCCCCTCGCTCCTGACCGGCCCCCGTCCCCTGTGCTGTCCGGAGGATTTGCGCCACCACACGCTGCTCCACGACGACTACTTCATCACCTGGGGCACCTGGGGCGAGGCCGCGGGGATCGACGGGCTGGACCACGCCCGCGGCCCGCGCTTCGACGATTCGGCGCTGCTGCTCCAGGTCGCGGCGGAGGGCGGCGGCGTCGCGCTGGCGCGCGGTGTCCTGGTGGCGGACGACGTGGCCGCCGGGCGGCTGGTCCGTCTGTTCGACGTCCATTTGCCGGGCAACTACGCCTATTACGTCGCCGCCCCGCCCCATTACTTCTCCCGCCCGAAGGTGAAGGCGTTCCGCGACTGGCTGTTCGAGGAAGCCGCCGCCGATCCTGCGGCCGGACACAGCCGGGCCTTGTCCGCGGCGGAGTCCGCCACAACCTCTTCCCCAGACTCCTGA
- a CDS encoding DUF1127 domain-containing protein, which translates to MAQSMKSGMNGSMSTRTDARERSGQGVGGALVTLFDTVATWNERRRQRRALEALPDHLLQDIGLSRADAVTEADKPFWQG; encoded by the coding sequence ATGGCCCAGAGCATGAAGAGCGGCATGAATGGCAGCATGAGCACCCGCACGGACGCGCGGGAGCGGTCCGGCCAAGGGGTCGGCGGTGCGCTGGTCACCCTGTTCGACACCGTGGCGACCTGGAACGAGCGGCGGCGCCAGCGGCGCGCGCTGGAGGCCTTGCCCGACCACCTGCTGCAGGACATCGGCCTGTCCCGCGCCGACGCGGTGACCGAGGCCGACAAGCCCTTCTGGCAGGGCTGA